DNA sequence from the Vicia villosa cultivar HV-30 ecotype Madison, WI linkage group LG3, Vvil1.0, whole genome shotgun sequence genome:
cggatagcctcctcttgggcttcgtacaaggacccacgggcttcttataagcatccccaatatccaaaatcaaataccttaggagattagacatttttcatctctatgataggagtatctcttctatatcatcacaatcaatcaatcaatcaaactttttgccacaaggctggctaatcaatcaaactttttcttgccacaaggctggctaatcaatcaaaccgttttgccatcgtactggctgattaatcaaagtttttgtcacaaggctgacttcattgaaacttttgccacaaggctggctgattaatcaaaactttttgtcacaaggctgacttcattgaaagtttttgccacaaggctggttaaacaacaaaaacatctttatcattctaagcgccataagtggcacagcccagggcttataatgaaaagatttttaaacaaaaaatcaaacagatgtatgtgatgatatagattagatacatcgagcatttagatgacatttgtctcttttcctttgcttccactaccataagtgggaactacgattgctctgactttctcaacatccctttgagaatacgtaggcacaaggtcgtatccttggcgagcaaaacaaaacaaaaaaaaccattcaaaccttagcacccgtagaccccgagctacagatgctctgattccctctaagggatatgtatgcagaggatcgcgatgatctttgcgagcataatcaaacaaacaccttaggtcccacctatttcacaagaacccccCACCACAaagaatgaaaaacaaaataaaaaaacctatagagtactatagatacgttgggtgctaataccttcccttcgtataaccaaccctcttacccggaatctctccccacttgtgcattgcttttagttttgggctttgcacctgttttttaggttattgcaacttttttccttttcctcctttggaaacaataaaaagtttggtcgaaacaaaaagaaaaatcattttttttgagcactcaagcccaaagaaggcatcaggtgtctcatctcgAAAAAAggtaacgatttttccccgcgacagtatACACAATGTTGCTTGTTGTCATTTGTATGGTCTTCCAAAGACAAGATTCAGCTAACTTTGAATACATGTAAACCAAAGAAATGACCCCCTAGTTGTAGTCATGAATCTGATCGAAGCCAGTGAAGTATCTAAGATAAACGATATCAACATAATAAGCGCTTTTGTCTACAAATATGGATGTGCCAACCAATTACATAAGGTACAACCTCAATATACATGCTTTATGATGCAAAACCTGTGCATCATTACCATCGTCCTCCACTGGCGCAACCAAGTGGTATTTGTATAAATCCTTACAAAATTCAAATATAGCATGACACCATATGGTGTCATCCATCTCCTTTTGGGCATCACTTGGTTCAACTCCCAAGTATTGCACTATCATGTCTAGTGCATTAGATCAAGAGATTCTGGAGTTGTTTGATAAACTTCCCATGATCGAAAGATGTAGCAGGGATGATACATCATTAAGAGTGATGTACATCTCACCAATCGGAAGATGAAAAAATAACGTCTCTAAGAGAATTCTATTCACAAAAGCAGACATCATACCATGGTTAATAACATTATAACTAGTCATGCATACATTTTTTAGTTCAGATAGCTACATGACATCACGAAACCATGGCTTTTTAAGCTGCTATAGCTTCGCAATCTTTCTATCGTGGTTGGTGCATTTTAAAGTCCCACAATACTATAAAAATACATTATCATTAGAAAGTTCCAATATTATGACAcatatatttaaaagaataaatacatatttattttacatCTCCATTCCACACATGCCTAGCATCATGGTTTGTATCTAGAGGAAGTAGTGAAGTGTCATATGGGCCTCCTCCAAAAATCCTAGGAAAATCGACATCAACAGGAGGCTGATCAAAATGGACTTTGAGGGAAGCAATATGTTATATGTGCCTATAGGAAAATGAATCCGGAGATAACTGAACTCTAGAAGTGGACATTTTCACATCAAATGAACTGGAACCAACTGGTGGTCGCGAGGGTCTAACTCCCTCTTTACAAACAGATGCATGTTGTGACACTCTATTGTGCCTCAATCTATCTTGGTTGTTAGCATTTTATctataattaaatcaaaaaaattctATCAAAAATCATAACTCAAACCTAGATGACATTCATGCAAAATCAAACAAGCTAAGGAGATGCAGACAACATACGTAAGTGCTCTTCCGTAACTCAGAAAAATCAAATTAAGACAAAATGTAAAAGTGCACTTTCGTAAAACATGAAACACAAAAATGTTAGAAAAACACATAAACCCAACATGCCATATGCTCTaatcttaaaaaaaatcaatacaagCCTCAATAAATTACGTATTATGAGTGTAACTACAACTTAATATATCTTAAACAACCTATTTAAGTAATGCATGCATtacaaaccaaaaaaaaagaagaagaaaggaagTGAAAAAACTTACCAATTGCGAGAAGTGGAAACTCTGGGATTGAATGAATTAGAGTAGATATTGAGAAAACTATTGGATTAGGCGCAATGCAGtagaagttgtaagaaaggatgaaaatgatcaaaatggGATTTCTCACGAGcacttttttttaaagtttagagtaagttctgattgaaatgaGGAAGGAGGAATGTCTGATGCAATAATATCACTCAACGCATTCGGGTGTATACTTCTATAGTTTTTTAACAGAGATATACTTTCGTACTAATTTATGACAAAATGATGGTGACTCACTTAAAAAAAAAGTGATGTAATGTAGACTTTTGAATGCATTCAGAAGTGCATCTCTCTATTTAAAGGATATTTATACTTTCATAAAGATGTGTAAACACTACTAAAAATTCCACTCAAGATGCATTGAGTAATCCTCTACAAAATAAAGACAAACCTATTAAAAGTTCTATATTTTTGATTTACCCTctctattttgaaagaaaaaaatgttacaTGTGAAATTcacataaatttatttaattattttattgtttatttatttatttattatattaatagcCTTGTGGTCAACATATACATGATTCAAATTGAGAATTTCATATAAAATATCATTTAACATAAATTAGAAAActttaattacaaatattttttagcatatttttaaatataatactcTATTTAAAAACCTTCatacttttttaataaaattgtatttttaCATGGTCAACAACATTAATTATTTATCCATATTTTTAATTCTTCTAGTCTTTGCAATAAAATATTGTACTATTTTAGAGATAGAGATAGTTAGTACTATAATATATTCAAACCCTATTGAATCAAAAGAttgcacacacacacatacatctCTATCTATCTAGTTTTCTAGTAACCAAAGTACACAACTTTACACAACGTGTGTACAACAACAATCAAGTGGATTCACATGAGTAGTAGTAGTTTGCACAAAAGCTAACAAGAAGAAAGTTGAATagaaaatgatataaaaaatccAACTCACACATGAAGACAAACACAACGTGGGTGCGTTGGACATATTTCATTTGCACATAAAAAAAGATTGGTTTTTCACTTGCCATTTGTTTTTAGGTAACGAATTTAACGTTGCCTTTTTTTGTCTTCAATCCCCTTTGGCGAAACGCCCCCAATATCATAAACCTAGAATCCTTTCTAACAAAAACACCACCACTTTCAAATTTTCATGcccaaaacatgatttttatcgtTTTTATGATAATGGGTTTGTAGCTGTTAAGGTTTTTTGCAGGGTGCCAAGAGATTAGGtaaataaaaatcacattttttttttttaactttcctTTGTTTGTTTACGTTACATTAATTTAccctttttttttatgttttttatgatgttttttttaatgatgtttttattgttgtttgttttatgcatgatcatcttcttcaaggTCAAGGCATTCATTGTATTTGGCATCTTGGCCCTGCAAAGATTGTTGACTTGTTCTTTCAAGAACAACTTTTTTTgggtattatttttatattgtggTGGTGAAAGTGGATTGTCATTATGGGGATGTCCTCTGATAATATTATAGGGCTTGTTTTGGCTCTTTCTTCTAGCATTTTCATTGGTTCTAGctatatcattaaaaaaatggGTCTTACAAAAGCTGGCACTAATGGGAATAGAGcaggtttgtttattttttttccatCTGGGTTGTTTAAAGGTTTGAACTTTTCttgttttttaaacatttttagtGTTGTGTTGTGCTTTGGTTTGATCAGCCTCAGGAGGGCATTCGTATTTGTTAGAACCAAAGTGGTGGGCTGGAATGACTTCAAGTGAGTGTTTTTCTATATCATGTCATTGATTTATTACCTCTGAACACAACACGACACTGACATGTTGATAttgataataattaataaattaaacgcAATCATAAGTGTTGGTGTCTATTTCGGACACGGACACactttttttcagaggtgtcagtGCTACATAGTTTATTACTATTGATTTTGAGTTGATGATGTTGAATCCTATGCATAAATCTGTTTTTTTTTGCAGTGATTGTTGGGGAAATAGCTAATTTTGCAGCTTATGCATTTGCACCTGCCATTCTTGTAACTCCTTTGGGAGCTTTAAGCATTATTTTCAGGTAAGCAAAACATAACACGGTCTTCTTCAAAACATATTGATGTATCCGACTTTTATTCGATTTAGTTTAGATGCATTCATGCAATGCGAGAAAGAGTTGCATAACCTTGTATTGACAATGCAGTGCGGTGCTAGCTCACTTCTTTTTGAAAGAGAGACTACACATTTTCGGCATGCTGGGATGTGCTCTCTGTATGGTAGGGTCTACTACTATTGTTCTTCATGCGCCGCGTGAGAGAGACATTCATTCTGTCAAGGAAGTATGGCAACTTGCTACCGAACCAGGTACTTCTTCAAGCCTCGACTTCTCAAGTTTAAGTCTCCGACTGCGTTATGGTTTCAGGCTAATGAATTTGAAAGCCTAAGATACTTTACTTTTCCTGAATGAACAGGTTTTATTGTATACTCTTGTTTGGTGGTGATACTGGTTTTAGTTCTTATTTTCGTTTTCGCGGACAAATATGGACAGACTCATATGATTGTTTATGTTGGATTATGCTCTCTCACGGGCTCGATTACGGTATTGAATATGTTTCTAATTTTTTCAATGCTCAAATGTATCATGAATTAATTATTATCACAAACTTGTCCTCAAACTCAACGATGATCCTAGTGTTTTGCATATATAGGTTATGAGTGTCAAAGCAGTAGGAATAGCTTTGAAGCTTACATTTGAAGGGAAGAATcaatttatttactttcaaacaTGGTTCTTTACAATAATTGTCATAGgatgctgtcttatgcaaatcaaCTACTTGAACAAGGTATGTATTGTCGAGTGTCGACACACCATGTTGTATTCTATTGTTATGTTTCTTAATTAATTTGGAAAACTATGATTGCAGGCTTTAGATACCTTCAACACTACTGTCATATCACCGGTTTACTACGTCATGTTTACCACATTGACCATAATCGCCAGCATAATCATGTTTAAGGTAACGTGTTACGCTTTTTTGCATTATTGGCAATTCACAATTGGATTGCCGCATAAAGGTTTAAATGACGCTAACAATCACGTCGGCCCTTCAGAGATTCGCGGCCAAATACTTATAAAACACGACATTGTATTGATGGTTTGGTTTATTATGGCTGCAGGAATGGGACACGCAAGAAGCATCTCAGATCGTTACAGAGTTGTGTGGATTTGTGACGATTTTATCGGGGACGTTTCTCCTTCACAAAACTCAGGATATGGGAAACAGACCGACAGAAACTTCTGTCACTTCAAGCCAACACCTTCCTTACACTATTAAGTCACCAGATAGATCTGACATTTGAAGAATGTGAGCAGCACTTCTCTTTCACCTATGTTCCTTCCCTCTCAAGCTAAACATGGCAAGTCTGCTACTTTTTGGTTCTAAGCAGCTTGTAACATTTtcgaaaaatagaaagaaatatgAAAAGGTGTAAATGTGAATATGATCAAAGCAAGTACTATATCTTATGACCTTAGAGGATATGATGTTTAGATTCTTTGGTAGATCAGAAGTCTTTCTTTTTAATGGAAAATGTGAATTGGCCAAAgttcttaaaatatatttattgagGTTGGAACACCATTTTTTCTGTGGCTTGTGCCATCACCTACCTACTTGTAAATATCattgagaattttttttaacaaaaggaATTTGTGAATTAAGTTGTATGTTAAAAGATAATTTGTAGGCCATGAAGAAGTAGAACCCTAAGATGGAGGGccaaattttctcttttttaacCTAGAAGAAACATGgaaagattgatgatgatattgacTTAGAAAAAGTACAACATGTTTTTCATATTCTCTCTCAGCTCTCATTCTTCACAATTTCTCTCTAGAACTACATTTACCCAATGTGCAGAAAAGTAAGAAATTACAGTTTCAAATTTGCATCCCAACATATGAAATGTAGTTGCAATCTTTTATCATTTAAGTTGTACAtaacatttgtttgttttttgttttttttaatgaaagtGTTAATGCGAAGATCTTGAGAGAATTGAAAATGAATCAGTTTTATTGATAATTGAAGTGAATATCTCAAGataagaaagaaataaaaaactATAACTATTACAAATGTCTAAGTAACGTGTGAAATTTAAAGGTGACTTATTATGTTTCATATCTCgattataaataaaaaaggtaTTAAATACATAAGAGACATGATGAATATACTTAATTTCTCGAGATTTGAGATTGaaatataatatcaaaattgcTCATTGAGTCAATTTAACTTGTTTATTACTCCCGTCTTCAGTGGTAAGCTATTGAAAATTTATTCTAACACTATATTATATGGTTCAGGCTTTGGTTACAAAACCTCAATGAAACATAAGATAAATTATTCCAATCCAAtttatcttcttctttttattcaTTAACTTTGTATGATTGTTCCTTAACTACTGCGATTTTTCA
Encoded proteins:
- the LOC131655850 gene encoding probable magnesium transporter NIPA1, whose translation is MGMSSDNIIGLVLALSSSIFIGSSYIIKKMGLTKAGTNGNRAASGGHSYLLEPKWWAGMTSMIVGEIANFAAYAFAPAILVTPLGALSIIFSAVLAHFFLKERLHIFGMLGCALCMVGSTTIVLHAPRERDIHSVKEVWQLATEPGFIVYSCLVVILVLVLIFVFADKYGQTHMIVYVGLCSLTGSITVMSVKAVGIALKLTFEGKNQFIYFQTWFFTIIVIGCCLMQINYLNKALDTFNTTVISPVYYVMFTTLTIIASIIMFKEWDTQEASQIVTELCGFVTILSGTFLLHKTQDMGNRPTETSVTSSQHLPYTIKSPDRSDI